In Tissierellales bacterium, a single window of DNA contains:
- the nagE gene encoding N-acetylglucosamine-specific PTS transporter subunit IIBC: MKNILGKLQKLGKALMLPVAVLPVAGLLLRLGQDDLLNVPFISAAGDAIIEQLPLLFAIGVAVGLSFDNAGAAGLAGAVGYFVITEGTGAINEDINMGVLAGIIAGVIAGSLYNKYHDIKLPDWLGFFGGRRFVPIITSFVCIVLALIFGYIWPPIQNGIDAVAAWTIGAGAIGVFVFGFLNRLLIPLGLHHVLNNIVWFLFGEYNGAQGDIARFFAGDPEAGIFQAGFYPIMMFGLAAAALAMYKTAKPENRKKVSGALFSLAFTSFLTGITEPIEFMFMFLAPSLYVIHALLSGLSLAIVYSLGIRHGFTFSAGAIDYFMNMKFATKGWLLIPIGLVFGLIYYLVFVYIIKKKDLPTPGRMDDEGGEDLDVIIGEQGIDNLAIAYVDALGGAKNIENLDSCITRLRISVNDSGIVDEDVLKGLGASGVIKPSKRNLQVIIGTKAEFLADEINKYLKTKVGKK, encoded by the coding sequence GTGAAAAATATTTTAGGTAAGCTTCAAAAGCTAGGAAAGGCTTTAATGCTACCCGTAGCAGTACTTCCAGTTGCAGGATTATTGTTACGTTTAGGTCAAGATGATTTATTAAATGTTCCATTTATATCGGCAGCTGGAGATGCTATTATTGAACAATTACCATTACTATTTGCAATTGGTGTAGCAGTAGGATTGTCTTTTGATAATGCTGGTGCAGCTGGTCTTGCAGGGGCTGTGGGATATTTCGTTATAACTGAAGGAACAGGGGCTATTAATGAAGATATAAACATGGGTGTTTTAGCAGGAATTATAGCAGGTGTTATTGCAGGGAGCTTGTATAATAAATATCATGATATTAAACTTCCAGACTGGCTTGGTTTTTTTGGAGGAAGAAGATTTGTACCGATAATTACATCCTTTGTATGCATAGTATTAGCACTTATATTTGGATACATTTGGCCACCAATTCAAAATGGAATTGATGCAGTAGCGGCATGGACTATAGGAGCAGGAGCAATAGGGGTGTTTGTCTTTGGATTCCTTAATAGGCTACTTATTCCATTAGGATTACACCATGTTCTTAATAATATAGTATGGTTCCTTTTTGGTGAATATAATGGGGCTCAAGGAGATATAGCAAGATTCTTTGCAGGTGACCCAGAAGCAGGAATATTCCAAGCTGGTTTCTATCCAATAATGATGTTTGGATTGGCAGCAGCAGCGTTAGCTATGTATAAGACAGCAAAGCCAGAAAATAGAAAAAAGGTTAGTGGTGCACTATTTTCCCTTGCCTTTACTTCATTTTTAACAGGAATTACAGAACCTATTGAATTTATGTTTATGTTCTTAGCACCATCATTATATGTCATACACGCATTGCTATCAGGATTATCCTTAGCTATAGTTTATAGTTTAGGTATTAGACATGGTTTTACTTTTTCGGCAGGAGCTATTGATTATTTCATGAATATGAAATTTGCAACTAAAGGCTGGCTTCTTATTCCTATAGGATTAGTATTTGGACTTATATACTATCTAGTATTTGTGTATATAATTAAGAAGAAGGATTTACCAACCCCAGGGAGAATGGATGATGAAGGTGGAGAAGATTTAGATGTAATAATAGGTGAACAGGGTATAGATAATCTTGCAATAGCCTATGTAGATGCATTAGGTGGAGCAAAAAATATAGAAAACTTGGATTCATGTATTACTAGACTTAGAATTAGTGTAAATGACAGTGGTATTGTAGACGAGGATGTATTAAAAGGCTTAGGTGCCTCTGGTGTAATAAAGCCAAGTAAGAGAAACTTACAAGTAATTATAGGAACTAAAGCAGAGTTCTTAGCTGATGAAATAAATAAGTATTTAAAAACTAAGGTAGGAAAAAAATAA
- a CDS encoding haloacid dehalogenase-like hydrolase → MVKRILDLSSSDIKNMNKKEKLLSIKSGEGRTVVSEVISIAPPLLWDVSNVELASAFGADIILLNVYDVNNPKIEGLPIIEDMSPVEVVKKLTGRLVGVNLEPVDLNETVANDRINISKGRIATVENVRKLVGQGVDIVLLTGNPNTGVTNKEIIKTIEQIKENLGEEIIIVAGKMHSSGSAKESGSKIINKELIREFSQAGLDIILVPAPGTIPGMTVDYVRDMVEYIHEEKKLAMTSIGTSQEGADSYTIKNIALYSKMTGTDIHHIGDCGMSPGIATPENIMTYSIAIKGKRHTYRKMARSVNR, encoded by the coding sequence ATGGTAAAAAGAATATTAGATTTAAGCTCATCTGATATAAAAAATATGAATAAAAAAGAAAAGCTTTTAAGTATAAAAAGTGGAGAGGGAAGGACTGTAGTTTCAGAGGTTATATCTATAGCACCTCCATTATTATGGGATGTAAGTAATGTAGAATTAGCTTCAGCCTTTGGTGCTGATATTATATTATTGAATGTATATGATGTCAATAATCCTAAGATTGAAGGATTGCCAATTATTGAAGATATGAGCCCAGTTGAAGTTGTTAAAAAACTTACTGGAAGATTAGTTGGTGTAAATTTAGAGCCTGTGGATTTAAATGAGACAGTTGCTAATGACAGGATTAATATTTCTAAAGGTAGAATAGCTACAGTAGAAAATGTAAGAAAATTAGTAGGGCAGGGTGTAGATATAGTGCTCCTTACCGGAAATCCTAATACTGGTGTAACTAATAAAGAAATAATTAAGACAATAGAACAAATAAAAGAAAATTTAGGAGAGGAAATAATAATTGTAGCTGGTAAAATGCATTCATCTGGAAGTGCAAAAGAATCAGGAAGTAAAATAATTAATAAAGAATTAATAAGAGAATTTTCTCAAGCAGGTTTAGATATAATATTAGTTCCTGCACCAGGTACAATACCTGGTATGACTGTAGATTATGTAAGGGATATGGTTGAATATATACATGAAGAAAAGAAACTAGCTATGACCTCAATAGGTACTTCTCAGGAAGGGGCAGATTCTTATACTATTAAAAATATAGCCTTATACAGTAAAATGACTGGTACAGATATTCACCATATAGGAGATTGCGGAATGTCCCCAGGTATAGCGACTCCAGAAAATATTATGACTTATTCCATCGCTATAAAGGGTAAAAGACATACTTATAGAAAAATGGCTAGGTCAGTTAATAGATAG
- a CDS encoding PRD domain-containing protein gives MDGKKKFTVSKALNNNVILVVDKKTNEELVLVGKGIGFGKKENKEIVLEEEEIEKSFVAFDESTKKDYYRLMNQLNSKVIGVSEEIIAMAESKFGTLNSHIHIALTDHIGFTMDRLKMGLEISNPFLYEIKVLYPEEYKIGEKAAGMIKERLGISISESEIGFIALHIHSARENREVSETVKDFRFLKELISIIEKESGIIIDNNSLDYNRLINHLRLTLNRLEEKKYIKNPLLEAIKVQFDDSYTIATKIGKHIEENKDIDVKDDELGYMALHIERIKETSNFISRRVTE, from the coding sequence ATGGATGGTAAAAAAAAATTCACCGTATCTAAAGCTTTAAATAATAACGTTATTCTAGTTGTGGATAAAAAAACTAATGAGGAGTTAGTATTAGTAGGAAAAGGTATAGGCTTTGGAAAAAAAGAGAATAAGGAAATTGTTTTAGAGGAAGAGGAAATTGAGAAATCTTTTGTAGCTTTTGATGAATCTACGAAGAAAGACTATTATAGGCTTATGAATCAGTTAAACAGTAAAGTTATAGGAGTAAGTGAAGAAATAATAGCTATGGCGGAAAGTAAATTTGGTACGTTGAACTCTCATATTCATATTGCACTAACAGATCACATAGGATTTACTATGGACAGATTAAAAATGGGTTTAGAAATTAGCAATCCTTTTTTATACGAAATAAAAGTTTTGTATCCTGAAGAATATAAAATAGGAGAAAAAGCAGCGGGGATGATTAAAGAACGATTAGGAATTTCAATATCAGAATCAGAGATAGGGTTCATTGCCCTTCATATTCATTCCGCTAGGGAGAATAGGGAAGTATCGGAAACAGTAAAAGATTTTAGGTTTTTAAAGGAATTAATTAGTATTATAGAGAAAGAATCTGGAATAATAATAGATAATAATAGTTTGGATTATAATAGGTTAATAAATCATTTAAGACTGACATTAAATAGATTGGAAGAGAAAAAATATATTAAAAATCCCTTATTAGAAGCGATAAAAGTACAATTCGATGATTCTTACACTATAGCTACTAAGATTGGAAAACATATAGAAGAAAATAAAGATATTGATGTAAAAGATGATGAATTAGGGTATATGGCGTTGCACATAGAAAGAATTAAAGAAACTTCAAATTTTATATCAAGGCGTGTTACTGAGTGA
- a CDS encoding amino acid racemase: protein MNNKVIGIIGGMGPEATANLFMKIIKATEVKEEQEHFRVVIDSNPKIPDRTKAILGKGESPVNAIVDAANNLDNAGVDIGCISCITAHYFYDEIQSQVPFKIINALEELNLHLKNNYPNIKNIGILATTGTVRVDLFNKYLTDFNVIYPDKCTQSKKVMEAIYGKSGIKKGNTGEKNLNLLVEATEELMDKGAELIIGGCTEITLVLKPNNISKPLIDPMDVLAESVVNRYGSGF from the coding sequence ATGAATAACAAAGTTATAGGAATAATTGGCGGTATGGGACCTGAAGCGACAGCTAATTTATTTATGAAAATAATTAAAGCTACTGAGGTAAAAGAAGAGCAAGAACATTTTAGAGTTGTAATTGACAGTAACCCTAAAATACCAGATAGAACTAAAGCTATATTAGGAAAAGGGGAAAGTCCTGTAAATGCTATAGTAGATGCTGCAAATAATTTAGATAATGCAGGTGTTGATATAGGATGTATATCCTGTATAACAGCTCATTATTTCTATGATGAGATACAAAGTCAGGTACCCTTTAAAATTATAAATGCATTAGAAGAATTAAATTTACATTTAAAAAATAATTACCCTAATATTAAAAATATAGGTATATTAGCCACGACGGGAACCGTTAGGGTAGATTTATTTAATAAATATCTTACAGATTTTAATGTTATCTACCCTGATAAATGTACTCAATCTAAAAAGGTAATGGAAGCTATATATGGAAAATCTGGCATTAAAAAAGGGAATACAGGAGAAAAGAATTTAAATTTGCTAGTAGAAGCTACTGAGGAATTAATGGATAAAGGCGCAGAGCTAATAATAGGTGGATGTACGGAAATTACATTAGTACTGAAACCTAATAATATTAGTAAACCTTTAATAGACCCTATGGACGTATTAGCAGAAAGTGTGGTAAATAGATATGGTAGTGGCTTTTAA
- the murE gene encoding UDP-N-acetylmuramyl-tripeptide synthetase, producing MKLSKLLESIQILESFKEKDVDIKGIAYDSRKVKLGDLFVCIKGYETDGHKYIFQAIENGAKGIIVEKFDNRWNIPQYRVKDSREALSALGNAFYGEPSRNMKIIGITGTNGKTSTSFMVNNILEEYGLKTGLIGTVVVKYGDYIRPSILTTPESLDLQQLFYNMKKEELSHITMEVSSSALELKRVANVDYDIVALNNISREHIDLHGSFEEYFNIKSTLIKNMKKDGWAVLNLDCPYSSSLINKTEANVLTYGIKNKSGILSINDLDLSNGRAKFTVELNKKLKIGKTTYDSQDFKIKLSVPGYHSVYNSLVAIAIGLLCEIPINTIQDAFRSFSGVERRFQFIYDNDFKIIDDHFANVGNINVTMKTLSLMDYNDFHLIYAIRGSRGVTTNRENAETIAKWLNKLGKNEIIATKSVSHVTDKDKVLDEELIVFKEVMDRENVTVHLYDELPDAIGYAQFIMSKGDVILLAGCQGMDYGAQIILESLYELRPSLNKDKLFKPLVDRVVGIA from the coding sequence ATGAAACTTTCTAAATTACTTGAATCTATACAAATACTTGAATCTTTTAAGGAAAAGGATGTGGATATAAAAGGCATTGCCTATGATTCAAGGAAAGTGAAACTTGGGGACTTGTTTGTATGTATAAAGGGCTATGAAACAGATGGACATAAGTATATATTTCAGGCTATAGAAAATGGTGCAAAAGGAATAATTGTTGAAAAGTTTGATAACAGATGGAATATTCCACAATATAGAGTAAAAGACTCCAGAGAAGCTTTATCAGCTTTAGGTAATGCTTTTTATGGAGAACCATCAAGAAACATGAAAATAATAGGGATAACTGGAACCAATGGAAAGACATCTACATCTTTTATGGTAAATAATATTTTAGAGGAATATGGGCTAAAGACTGGACTTATAGGAACTGTTGTAGTTAAATATGGTGATTATATAAGACCATCTATTTTAACCACACCAGAATCTTTAGATCTTCAACAATTATTTTATAATATGAAAAAAGAAGAACTTTCCCATATTACAATGGAGGTTTCTTCATCAGCGTTAGAATTAAAAAGAGTGGCTAATGTAGATTATGATATTGTAGCATTAAATAATATAAGTAGAGAACATATAGACCTACATGGTTCTTTTGAAGAATACTTTAATATAAAATCTACTTTAATAAAGAATATGAAAAAAGATGGATGGGCTGTTCTAAACCTAGATTGTCCATATTCTTCATCATTAATAAATAAAACTGAGGCTAATGTTCTAACCTATGGAATAAAAAATAAGTCTGGTATTTTATCTATTAATGATTTGGATTTATCAAACGGTAGGGCTAAATTTACAGTAGAACTTAATAAGAAATTAAAAATAGGAAAAACCACCTATGATTCCCAAGACTTTAAGATAAAGTTATCAGTACCGGGGTATCATTCAGTTTATAACTCTTTAGTAGCTATTGCTATAGGGCTTCTGTGTGAAATTCCTATAAATACTATTCAAGACGCATTTAGATCTTTTAGTGGTGTGGAACGTCGTTTTCAATTCATTTATGACAATGATTTTAAGATTATAGATGACCATTTTGCGAATGTTGGAAATATAAATGTAACAATGAAAACTTTAAGTTTAATGGATTATAATGATTTTCACTTAATATATGCAATTAGGGGAAGTCGTGGTGTAACTACAAATCGAGAAAATGCAGAAACTATTGCTAAATGGCTTAATAAGCTAGGTAAAAATGAAATAATTGCAACTAAGAGTGTTTCCCATGTTACAGATAAGGATAAAGTATTAGATGAAGAACTAATAGTTTTTAAAGAGGTAATGGACAGGGAAAATGTTACTGTACATTTATATGATGAGCTTCCTGATGCTATAGGATATGCCCAATTTATTATGTCTAAAGGTGATGTTATATTACTTGCAGGTTGTCAAGGAATGGATTATGGGGCTCAGATAATTTTAGAAAGTCTTTATGAATTAAGACCTAGTTTAAATAAAGATAAACTATTTAAACCATTAGTAGATAGAGTAGTAGGAATCGCTTAA
- a CDS encoding ATP-grasp domain-containing protein, which produces MKNKAVVLGANYYIGLSIIRCLGIHNIPVVAVDYSKKGTYGFYSKYLSEKLIGPDCKEDPEGLLEFLIDYGKKQEKPPVLYPSADGYAEFIDKYLPILQEYYLINQTEQGLFTKVINKNTLYSLAKEHNILMPETIYIDDEDYKEKVESIIKFPCLVKPTDSPAFVSHFRKKLFKVYNMEELEDAIKQSRDANLEVIIQRIIPGFDDHMYTFDAYLNQDAKVTHWMTCQKLRQFPINYGASVYTIQKNLPELYEIGSEFLENIGFKGFAEIEFKKDAETGKFYLIEINARTTNLNSMLLKAGINMPYLAYSELTDKLPEPYAIEEDTNIAFWYAYEDILAIRNYKKTKQLKGRDILKTFNRPKVYAIWDMKDPMPGLAFFGQKVKRVFRKIFNS; this is translated from the coding sequence ATGAAAAACAAAGCTGTAGTTTTAGGGGCAAATTATTATATTGGTCTGAGTATAATACGATGTTTAGGTATCCATAACATACCTGTTGTGGCAGTAGATTATTCTAAAAAAGGTACCTATGGATTTTATTCTAAATATTTATCAGAAAAATTAATTGGACCAGATTGTAAAGAGGATCCAGAAGGACTTTTAGAATTTTTAATTGATTATGGGAAAAAGCAAGAAAAACCTCCTGTTCTATATCCTTCCGCTGATGGGTATGCAGAATTTATTGACAAATATCTGCCAATACTACAAGAATATTATTTAATTAATCAAACAGAACAAGGTTTATTTACAAAAGTTATAAATAAAAACACCCTTTATTCTTTAGCTAAAGAACATAATATTCTGATGCCAGAAACTATTTACATAGATGATGAAGATTATAAAGAAAAGGTAGAATCTATTATTAAATTTCCGTGTTTAGTAAAGCCTACAGATTCACCTGCCTTTGTATCTCATTTTAGAAAGAAATTGTTTAAGGTCTATAATATGGAGGAGTTAGAAGATGCAATAAAACAATCTAGGGATGCTAATTTAGAAGTAATAATCCAAAGAATTATTCCAGGATTTGATGATCATATGTATACTTTTGATGCTTATTTAAATCAAGATGCAAAAGTTACCCATTGGATGACATGTCAAAAGCTACGACAATTTCCTATAAATTATGGGGCTTCTGTATATACTATCCAAAAGAATCTACCAGAATTATATGAAATAGGAAGTGAGTTTTTAGAGAACATTGGATTTAAAGGCTTTGCAGAAATAGAATTTAAAAAAGATGCTGAAACTGGAAAGTTCTATTTAATAGAAATAAATGCTAGAACTACGAACTTAAATAGTATGCTCCTTAAGGCAGGAATAAACATGCCTTATTTAGCTTATAGTGAGCTTACAGATAAATTACCGGAACCTTATGCTATAGAAGAAGATACAAATATAGCGTTCTGGTATGCATATGAAGATATTTTAGCAATTAGAAATTATAAAAAAACTAAACAATTAAAAGGCAGAGATATTTTAAAAACATTTAATAGACCAAAAGTATATGCAATTTGGGATATGAAAGATCCTATGCCTGGACTTGCTTTTTTTGGTCAGAAAGTAAAACGAGTATTTAGGAAAATTTTTAATAGCTAG